One Sediminispirochaeta bajacaliforniensis DSM 16054 genomic window, TAAGTCCTGTCAATAAAACCGGCCCTCATGTACAGTTTCTTGCCGAGGTTAGTAAGATCCTTCAAAATGAAGAAAGCCGCAAGGCGATGCTTGCTGCCACGACACCGGCACAGCTGCTCTCCCTCCTTTAGGAGGGGCCGCCGATGTTTTCAAATGATAGCAAACGTCCATTTGCCCTTGTTATAGTGCTGTTCTCTTCTCTGGCGGTTCCCGTGCTGCTTCTCGCCTCCGAATCGGTTGCCGAATCCGGTCCCTACATGACCCATCTCATGACGTTGCTGATTCTGCAGCTTTCCTTTATCGTGATTGCCTCCCGCTTCCTCGGTTGGATATTCAGCCGCTACCTTCGGCAGCCCAAAGTCCTGGGAGAGCTTGTCGCAGGGATGGTGGTGGGCCCCTATGCCCTAGGCAGGCTTCGGGTTCCAGTCCTTGATAGCCCTTTGTTTCCGCTCCCTGCGGGAACCTTGCCTGTTAGTCCGGAGCTTTACGGTTTTGCAGTTGTCGCTTCAATTGTCTTGCTTTTCTTTGCAGGGCTGGAAACCGATTTACCCACCTTCCTTCGTTTCTCGATGAAAGGCAGTCTTGTCGGTTTCGGTGGTGTTGTCGTTTCCTTTTTCCTTGGCGACATGGTTGCGGTGCTGTTTCTTCCTGCCGTTCACCGATTTATGCATCCGACGGCACTTTTCCTGGGAACCCTCTCTACCGCTACCAGTGTCGGGATAACTGCAAGGATATTGAGTGAAAAGAAAAAGATGTCGAGTCCCGAGGGGGTCACCATCCTTGCTGCTGCCGTACTGGATGATGTTTTGGGGATTATCCTCCTTGCCGTTGTTGTTGGTGTTGCCAAGGTTGCCAGTGCAGGAGGTCATGTTCACTGGGGTCACATTGGGATTATTGCCGCAAAGGCCTTTGGTTTCTGGTTGATCAGTACCGTGCTTGGTATCATCTTTGCGCCGAAACTGAGTCGGAGGCTGAAACGGCTGGAATCAATGGAAATGGTTGCCTCCGTCAGTTTCGGTATTGCTTTGTTTTTGTCAGGCTTGTCGGAAATGGCCGGTTTGGCTATGATAATCGGAGCGTATGTCGTCGGCTTGAGCCTAAGCCAAACCGATATCGCCTTTGAGATCCAGGAAAAGCTTCACGGCATTTACGACTTCATGGTTCCGATTTTTTTCGCCATCATGGGTATGATGGTGGATTTTTCCGCCTTACCTGCGGTGCTTGGTTTCGGGGCCCTCTACGTTTTAGTTGCCTTTGCAGGCAAGCTTATTGGTTGCGGGCTTCCCGCCCTTGCCACCGGCTTCAATGTACGAGGAGCCCTTCGTATCGGTGCCGGGATGTTGCCCCGAGGGGAGGTTACCTTAATTGTCGCCGGGATAGGCCTTGCTTCGGGGGCAATCGGTCCTGAAATTTTCGGGGTTGCCATCATGACGCTACTTGCTGCCGGCATTGCGGCACCCCCTCTTCTGATAAAAAGTTTTCATGGCGGTAGTGGTTATACAAAATCCCTTGATACGGGATCAGGTTCGATGAAAACCATTGAGTTGGAATTCCCGTCCAAAAGAATGGCCGAATTTGTGATCAGCGAGGTACTGAACGGTTTCCGGGGTGAGGAGTTTTTTGTCCAGCCGGTCGATCATAATCGGCAGCTGTATAACCTTAGGAAGGACGATATTCAGATCACCCTGAAGCTGGATGGTACTGTGGTGCAGTTGTCTACCGTTGAGGAGCATGAACCTTTTGTACGGCTCCTTATGCTTGAGGTGCTGTTGGACCTGAAAGAGTTTGTTCAGTCGATTGAAAGCATGAAAAGTCCGGATATGATGGGTACCGATCTTCTGTTGGGGATCTTCGGAGAACCGACTTCCGGGAAGAGCATATAACAATAATGCGTCTTGATTAAGCGCGAGAAGCAGGAGGAGCAAAGTAGTGGGACAATTTAGGTATGCGGAACGGACGGAATGCATGGAGTCGAGCATTCTGCGTGAGATCCTCAAGGTCACTGCACAACCGGGGATGATTTCTTTGGCGGGCGGACTTCCCTCACCCGATGCCTTCCCCGTTGAGCTGGTAAAAGAGCTGTGTGATAAGGCTCTGACAACCTGGAAGGACTCAATTCTTCAGTACGGCACGAGCGAAGGGTTTGCTCCCCTGTTGGAGGCGCTTTCCGGTTATTTAAAGAACGATCGGCATATTGAAAGTGCCGAAACAGATCGTATCTTGGTCACCAACGGAAGTCAGCAAATTCTCGACGTCGTGGCAAAGCTTTTCATTATGCCGGGAGATAAGATTGCCGTTGAATCCCCTACTTATCTGGGGGCGCTTCAAGCCTTTAATCCCTATCAGCCTGTCTATGTCGATATCGCTACCGATGAAGAGGGGGTCATTCCGGAATCCCTGGAAGAGGTGGCAGTGAAAGAGAAGCCGAAGTTTTTCTACCTTGTTCCTACGTTCCAGAATCCCACGGGAAAATCCATCGGTTTGGAGCGACGAAAGGCCATTGCCGATATTGCGATCAAGCACAACCTGCTGATTGTTGAAGATGATCCCTACGGTGCGATTCGTTATCGGGGTGAGCCGTTACCACCGATCGCTTCACTTGCTTCCGATAATATTCTCTACTCCGGTACCTTTTCAAAAACATTTGCTCCCGGCCTCAGACTGGGATTTGTGACAGCCCCGAAGGATCTGATCTCCTGGATGGTAAAGGCCAAGCAGAGTATCGATTTGCATACCAGTACCTTCGTACAGGCCCTTGCCGCGCTCTACCTCGGAGAGGGGCACATGAAACGGCAGATTCCGAAAATTTGTGAACTGTATCGTCCGAAACAGGAGGCGATGCTTGCTGCGCTGAAAAAACACTTCCCTTCTTCTTTCTTTTTCACCGAGCCAGAAGGTGGAATGTTTGTCTGGGCGGAAGGCCCCGAAGGTTTCGACAGCCTTGCCGTTTATGAAAAAGCCATTGAACGGAAGGTCGCCTATGTGCCCGGTCGTTTCTTTTATACACGAAAGGAAGACGGGGCCGGTACCATACGCCTGAACTTTACCAACAGTACGGTGGAGCAGATCAATTCCGCCGTTGCCACTCTCGGCGATCTCTTCGCCGAACAAGTCTAACAATCTGTAACAATGAAAAAGGGCTGTCCTGCATAGCCAATGCAGGACAGCCCGACCCCCTTTATTCTCCTCCTTTAACAAAAAAACAGTCGAGGATTAGAGCATAAACAAAAGTTCCTCATAGTTAGGGAACGGCCATGCATCCCTGGGCAGTGCCTCTTCAAGGGCATCTCCAGCCGCTCTCAGGGTACTCATGGCGACAAAAACATCAAACCGATAGCTTCTCGCCTGTTTTGAGGGATCGGCTATGCTCTGGGCACTTTTTACTTTTACTTCAAGTACATCGGCAGCTGCGGCAAGTTCCTCGGCTTTTTCCACGAGGTAGGCAAGTATCTCGCGCTGGCGCTTCATGGGAAGCTGAGAGTCGATACTACCCACCCGTCCGATCAGTTCCGCAGTTTCTGCGATGTAACGATTGACCGCCGGATAGATAGACTGCCGTGCCATGCGGAGCATGATTTCAGCTTCAATGTTAATCTTTTTACTGTAGCTTTCAAGATAAATTTCATGTCGGCTGAGAATTTCTTCCTTACTGAGAATACCGTGTCGGCTTAAAACGCCGATATTACTGTCGTCGGTAAGCCGCTCGATCGCCTCAACGGTGGTTGCAATGTTGGGAAGACCTCGTTTTTCGGCTTCTGCAACCCAATCGTCGGAATAACCATTCCCGTTGAATACAACCCGCTTGTGATTGTTGTAGCTCTCTTTTACCAGTTCGGCGATAGTCTTGGTTTTGTCCGTATCCTTTGCGGTTTCGAGCCGTTCGGCAAAACCCGCGAGAACATCGGCAACAGCTGCATTTAGAAAGGTGTTGATTTCCGCAATCGAGGCGCTGGAAGCTGCCATACGGAACTCAAATTTGTTTCCGGTAAAAGCGAAGGGGCTTGTTCTGTTCCTGTCGGTCATGTGCTTGGGAAACTTCGGCAGGCTTGTCTGGCCGATGATCATCATCTCGCCTTCACGTGCTTTTACTGTTCCACCGCCAGAGACGGCTTCCAGGATATCGCTGAGCTGATCGCCGAGGAAGATCGAAATAATCGCGGGCGGTGCCTCGTTTGCACCGAGGCGGTGATCATTTCCTGTATTTGCCGCAGAGACCCTCAGCAGGGGCGCGTAACGATCCACAGCTTCGATAACCGCAGCGAGGAAGAGCAGAAATTGGGCGTTTTCATGGGGACTGTCACCAGGCTCGAGAAGATTGATACCATCGTCGGTGGCAATCGACCAGTTGTTATGCTTTCCAGAACCGTTGACACCTGCAAAGGGCTTCTCGTGAAGCAGTACGACCAAACCATGGCGAAGGGCCACCTTGCGCAGAGTGTCCATCACGAGCTGGTTGTTGTCGGTAGCAACATTTGCACTTGCAAAAATAGTTGCAAGCTCGAACTGGTTCGGAGCAACCTCGTTGTGCTGGGTTTTTGCGGAAATACCGAGCTTCCACAGTTCATAGTTCAATTCCCGCATGAAATCGGAAACCCGTTCCTTAATTGAACCGAAGTAATGATCGTCAAGCTCCTGTCCCTTGGCGGGCATGGCGCCGAAAAGGGTCCGGCCCGCAAGGATGAGGTCGGGGCGTTTATCGTACAAACTCTTATCGACCAGGAAGTATTCCTGTTCCGGACCAACAGTGGTGAATACATGCTTGCTGGAGTCGTTTCCGAGGATTTTCAGAATGCGCAGGGACTGCTTTTCAATCGCTTCCATGGAACGAAGCAGGGGGACCTTTTTATCCAGGGCTTCTCCCCTAAAACTGATAAAGGCGGTGGGGATGTAAAGGGTGACCCCTGTTCTATCTTCTTTCAGGAAGGCAGGACTCGTTGTGTCCCAGGCTGTATAACCTCGTGCTTCAAAGGTCGCCCGGAGGCCGCCGCTGGGGAAACTGGATGCATCCGGCTCTCCCATGATCAGCTCTTTTCCAGAGAACTCCATGATGACCTTACCGTCGGAGGTAGGACTTATGAAGGAATCATGCTTTTCGGCAGTCAGCCCCGTCATCGGCTGAAACCAGTGGGTATAGTGCGTTGCACCCTTTTCAATTGCCCAGTCCCGCATTGCGCTGGCAACGACCTCGGCAATCTCAAGGGTTAAGGTCTGTTCACCCTTCATAACCGCCTGTAATTCCTTAAACACCGACTTGGGAAGTCGCTGCCGCATGACACTTTCGCTAAATTGGTTAGACCCGTAAAGCTCGGTAAGAGGGGTCTTGGTGAAATCGATGTTTCCGTTTGCCATTATTTCCTCCGAAGTTATTTCTATCGCTTGTGTATATTGTATTGCAAAAATCGTGCCATTCTATGTGTTGCTTTTTGTAATTTATTTACGGAGAAAAAGATAAAATGATTAAGCCATAGGATGGCACCTAAAAGTAGGGGATTTTACCTACGAAAATGTAATACCGACATTATTGTATTACATTTTCGTAGTCTATTCTGAGATTTGGTCCGAAGGGCAGCAGTTGGCAGATTCTTCCGGTTGCACCTTGAACTTTTTTACGAAGGCGTCCGGTCGATAGCTCATCTTTGCCTGGCGGAGTCCGGGATCTCCGAGATCCTGTTCTCGATTGATATAACAGTAATGACGGGGAAGCATGGAGGCGAAAGAACGGTTGATAAATTGATAGATTCCTTTGAAATCGTCGTTGGCCTTTTCGAAATGCACAGCGAAGGCCTTTCCTTTTGCCAGGGGTTCGCCCAGAGAGTAGGCTGCTGGGCTTCCGTCGACATAGGTAAGACAGCCGATAAGACCCAGCTCTTCCATCATTTCGAGAGCCTCCTTTGCCGCTTCAAAATCGCCTGGGTCCTCGCGCTCTTTCCTCCATGCATCAAGGATGGTCATGGCATCGTTGCGATTCTCCTTGTCGATCCACTTTTCTTCATAGGCATAACTATTAATAAAGGCGTTCACGAGATTTCGCTTTTTGTGGTATTTC contains:
- a CDS encoding DUF2156 domain-containing protein, which encodes MSIPQYPVFAPIDLSMRGELHPGLSLLKDGISEFTFAGLFLFRKRYGYRLSRLPDNHLVISGTSESGKFFMLPCGIPDDRETLRALFSEHQYLKNLPEQYAEKERINLEQKGLCVCEDRENFDYLYLRKNLATLAGRKYHKKRNLVNAFINSYAYEEKWIDKENRNDAMTILDAWRKEREDPGDFEAAKEALEMMEELGLIGCLTYVDGSPAAYSLGEPLAKGKAFAVHFEKANDDFKGIYQFINRSFASMLPRHYCYINREQDLGDPGLRQAKMSYRPDAFVKKFKVQPEESANCCPSDQISE
- a CDS encoding cation:proton antiporter — protein: MFSNDSKRPFALVIVLFSSLAVPVLLLASESVAESGPYMTHLMTLLILQLSFIVIASRFLGWIFSRYLRQPKVLGELVAGMVVGPYALGRLRVPVLDSPLFPLPAGTLPVSPELYGFAVVASIVLLFFAGLETDLPTFLRFSMKGSLVGFGGVVVSFFLGDMVAVLFLPAVHRFMHPTALFLGTLSTATSVGITARILSEKKKMSSPEGVTILAAAVLDDVLGIILLAVVVGVAKVASAGGHVHWGHIGIIAAKAFGFWLISTVLGIIFAPKLSRRLKRLESMEMVASVSFGIALFLSGLSEMAGLAMIIGAYVVGLSLSQTDIAFEIQEKLHGIYDFMVPIFFAIMGMMVDFSALPAVLGFGALYVLVAFAGKLIGCGLPALATGFNVRGALRIGAGMLPRGEVTLIVAGIGLASGAIGPEIFGVAIMTLLAAGIAAPPLLIKSFHGGSGYTKSLDTGSGSMKTIELEFPSKRMAEFVISEVLNGFRGEEFFVQPVDHNRQLYNLRKDDIQITLKLDGTVVQLSTVEEHEPFVRLLMLEVLLDLKEFVQSIESMKSPDMMGTDLLLGIFGEPTSGKSI
- a CDS encoding aminotransferase-like domain-containing protein, translated to MGQFRYAERTECMESSILREILKVTAQPGMISLAGGLPSPDAFPVELVKELCDKALTTWKDSILQYGTSEGFAPLLEALSGYLKNDRHIESAETDRILVTNGSQQILDVVAKLFIMPGDKIAVESPTYLGALQAFNPYQPVYVDIATDEEGVIPESLEEVAVKEKPKFFYLVPTFQNPTGKSIGLERRKAIADIAIKHNLLIVEDDPYGAIRYRGEPLPPIASLASDNILYSGTFSKTFAPGLRLGFVTAPKDLISWMVKAKQSIDLHTSTFVQALAALYLGEGHMKRQIPKICELYRPKQEAMLAALKKHFPSSFFFTEPEGGMFVWAEGPEGFDSLAVYEKAIERKVAYVPGRFFYTRKEDGAGTIRLNFTNSTVEQINSAVATLGDLFAEQV
- a CDS encoding glutamine synthetase III family protein; translation: MANGNIDFTKTPLTELYGSNQFSESVMRQRLPKSVFKELQAVMKGEQTLTLEIAEVVASAMRDWAIEKGATHYTHWFQPMTGLTAEKHDSFISPTSDGKVIMEFSGKELIMGEPDASSFPSGGLRATFEARGYTAWDTTSPAFLKEDRTGVTLYIPTAFISFRGEALDKKVPLLRSMEAIEKQSLRILKILGNDSSKHVFTTVGPEQEYFLVDKSLYDKRPDLILAGRTLFGAMPAKGQELDDHYFGSIKERVSDFMRELNYELWKLGISAKTQHNEVAPNQFELATIFASANVATDNNQLVMDTLRKVALRHGLVVLLHEKPFAGVNGSGKHNNWSIATDDGINLLEPGDSPHENAQFLLFLAAVIEAVDRYAPLLRVSAANTGNDHRLGANEAPPAIISIFLGDQLSDILEAVSGGGTVKAREGEMMIIGQTSLPKFPKHMTDRNRTSPFAFTGNKFEFRMAASSASIAEINTFLNAAVADVLAGFAERLETAKDTDKTKTIAELVKESYNNHKRVVFNGNGYSDDWVAEAEKRGLPNIATTVEAIERLTDDSNIGVLSRHGILSKEEILSRHEIYLESYSKKINIEAEIMLRMARQSIYPAVNRYIAETAELIGRVGSIDSQLPMKRQREILAYLVEKAEELAAAADVLEVKVKSAQSIADPSKQARSYRFDVFVAMSTLRAAGDALEEALPRDAWPFPNYEELLFML